A single genomic interval of Spinacia oleracea cultivar Varoflay chromosome 6, BTI_SOV_V1, whole genome shotgun sequence harbors:
- the LOC110800391 gene encoding uncharacterized protein — MASWNHVRSASFPPKSNPILEKIDNELMKLRKAEAASTSVVETVCIGLTGLATLYKCVNNVLCLPLVANQTLPLTLFKKEAPLIQGSSKLLQICGASKEMLLRLLETVRAFRCFNNETDISDYFSMRKEIVKTAKGLALELRQIEGSLISGSEFNNNAEFEVIRVLRCVSIINISVLDSLLRFLAMPLKSSSSIMSKSTKFGFISKKNKHEAKLNKNGNALSNVDVVLHGFHNGEDCIDCDLVKKRLELLEVCLRGIEDGLNNILKQLARTRASLIRIISA; from the coding sequence ATGGCTAGTTGGAACCATGTTCGATCAGCTAGCTTCCCACCGAAATCGAACCCAATACTTGAAAAGATCGACAACGAATTGATGAAGCTAAGAAAAGCAGAAGCAGCATCAACATCTGTAGTCGAAACAGTATGCATTGGCTTAACAGGGTTAGCTACGTTGTATAAATGTGTTAATAATGTACTTTGTTTACCACTTGTTGCAAACCAAACACTTCCACTCACTCTTTTTAAAAAAGAAGCACCCTTGATTCAAGGATCATCGAAACTCCTACAAATCTGCGGTGCTTCAAAAGAGATGTTGCTGAGATTATTAGAAACAGTTAGAGCGTTTCGATGCTTCAACAACGAGACAGATATTTCAGACTATTTCTCTATGAGAAAAGAGATCGTAAAAACTGCTAAAGGGCTTGCCTTGGAATTAAGGCAAATTGAAGGGAGTTTAATATCTGGGAGCGAGTTCAATAATAATGCCGAATTTGAGGTGATAAGAGTACTGAGATGTGTTAGTATTATAAACATTTCAGTACTTGACTCACTTCTACGATTCTTGGCTATGCCATTGAAGTCGTCTTCCTCAATAATGTCTAAATCCACCAAATTTGGTTTCATTTCGAAGAAAAATAAGCATGAAGCGAAATTGAACAAAAATGGGAATGCGTTGAGTAATGTTGATGTTGTATTACATGGATTTCATAATGGAGAAGACTGTATTGATTGTGATCTGGTTAAGAAGAGATTAGAGTTGTTGGAGGTTTGTTTGAGAGGGATTGAAGACGGtttaaacaacattttaaaGCAATTAGCTAGGACTAGAGCTTCATTAATCAGAATAATCTCGGcttaa
- the LOC110800395 gene encoding chalcone synthase 2-like, producing the protein MASVDISEIHNVERAKGQANVLAIGTANPPNVMYQADYPDFYFRLTNSEHMTDLKAKFKRICEKTTIKKRYMHISEDILKEKPDLCDYNASSLDIRQVILAKEVPKVGKDAAMKAIEEWGQAMSKITHLIFCTTSGVDIPGADYQLTMLLGLNPSVKRYMLCQQGCHAGGTVLRLAKDLAENNYGSRVLVVCSENTTVCFRGPTETHPDSMVAQALFADGAGAVIVGAYPDESLNERPIFQIVSTAQTILPNSQGAIEGHLRQIGLAIQLLPNVPDLISNNIDKCLVEAFNPIGINDWNSIFWIAHPGGPAILGQVESKLGLQESKLTTTWHVLREFGNMSSACVFFIMDETRKRSLKEGKTTTGDGFDWGVLFGFGPGLTVETVVLRSFPLNQ; encoded by the exons ATGGCAAGCGTAGATATAAGTGAAATTCATAACGTTGAAAGAGCCAAAGGGCAAGCTAATGTCCTAGCTATTGGCACGGCAAACCCACCAAATGTAATGTACCAGGCGGACTATCCTGATTTCTATTTTCGCCTTACCAACAGTGAGCATATGACCGATCTCAAGGCCAAGTTTAAGCGCATAT GTGAGAAAACAACGATAAAGAAGCGATACATGCACATAAGTGAAGACATCTTAAAAGAGAAGCCAGATTTGTGTGATTACAATGCGTCTTCCTTAGACATACGTCAAGTGATACTCGCTAAAGAGGTTCCTAAAGTTGGAAAAGACGCAGCCATGAAGGCGATTGAAGAGTGGGGGCAAGCCATGTCCAAGATAACCCATCTTATCTTTTGCACCACTTCAGGTGTTGACATACCCGGTGCTGACTACCAGCTCACAATGCTTCTAGGGCTTAATCCTTCAGTAAAGCGTTATATGCTTTGCCAACAAGGTTGCCATGCAGGTGGAACTGTCCTTCGATTAGCAAAGGACCTTGCAGAGAACAACTATGGATCTCGAGTATTGGTTGTGTGTTCTGAAAATACAACCGTTTGTTTCCGTGGTCCAACTGAAACACACCCAGACTCTATGGTTGCACAAGCTCTATTTGCAGATGGTGCTGGGGCTGTCATCGTGGGTGCCTATCCAGATGAGTCTTTAAATGAACGACCCATCTTTCAGATTGTATCCACAGCACAAACTATATTACCTAACTCTCAAGGGGCTATCGAAGGTCATCTTCGACAAATTGGTCTAGCTATTCAACTACTTCCCAATGTTCCTGACCTTATATCTAATAATATTGACAAGTGCCTTGTTGAAGCCTTTAACCCAATTGGTATTAACGACTGGAATTCTATATTTTGGATTGCTCATCCTGGAGGACCCGCGATTTTAGGACAAGTCGAATCAAAACTTGGCCTACAAGAAAGCAAACTAACAACTACTTGGCATGTTTTGAGGGAGTTTGGAAACATGTCTAGTGCATGTGTGTTTTTTATAATGGATGAGACTCGAAAAAGGTCATTGAAAGAGGGTAAGACTACTACTGGTGATGGATTTGATTGGGGTGTGTTGTTCGGATTTGGCCCTGGTCTTACTGTTGAGACCGTTGTGCTCCGCAGTTTCCCACTTAATCAGTAG
- the LOC130464136 gene encoding uncharacterized protein, with product MPPPKNLLHFMPLPGQKLKSVVVVEPPPVDQPLAEEDTIPSPLKPSAALGIEIQDITKVMEAIEADLVPGSDVPIVAEQKEEAADVSLEREKSPDKEMVDLTEAHVEVPEAEKEEPEQGLTRKRRHSTLGSTSTSALDRLIHADPCSDVPLKRIPEEVREAMARYARAPVLGENPMAHVGSLVGPEAARENLLRANPQWRVPGAEERNPAMMAQYYLNEAVFWSSFASECSSVEERQLRRYQEAYARDIPVLDQKAGQLMAEMVDLKQLYLQYSREAREAAEQIGAEVGKLTFQVEEDAEKIASFDRERREMAAKFASELEEKDSLLKEMTSKFEAAIKQSQEAEARLQQFIKHREIVQNQADKVPVLQLKIREKDAAIRKLEQERVDLYTADQCREQYWNGILGARRMFAKHMPHFPWNEKVPLWMRAQDHLVECQADRDEAEAERQAALAEARAQKAASEGDTTAGGSSKDAPLGDAPETPKS from the exons atgcctcctcccaaaaacctccttcacttcatgcccttgcccgggcagaagttgaagagtgtggtggttgtggAACCGCCTCCCGTGGACCAACCGctggctgaggaagataccatcccttctccgctgaagccgtctgctgctttagggatcgagatccaggatataaccaaggtgatggaggcaattgaagccgaccttgttcctggctcggatgtccctattgtggccgagcagaaggaagaagctgctgacgtttctctcgaaagggagaaaagtccggataaggagatggtggatctcaccgaagctcacgtagaggttcccgaagctgagaaggaggaacccgagcagggtctgacgaggaagaggcgtcATTCGACCTTGGGCTCcacttcgacctcggccctggatagactgatccacgctgacccttgctcggatgttccgctgaaacggatccccgaggaggtaagggaggcgatggctcgctatgccagagctccggttttgggggagaaccccatggctcacgtgggatctttggtgggtcccgaagctgcacgggagaatcttcttcgggccaacccgcagtggagggttcctggagctgaggagaggaacccagctatgatggcccaatattatctgaatgag gctgttttctggtcctcgttcgcttccgagtgtagctcggttgaggaaaGGCAGCTGAGGAggtatcaggaggcttatgctcgtgatatccctgtcttggaccagaaggctgggcagctcatggccgagatggtggacctcaagcaactgtaccttcagtacagtcgtgaggctagggaAGCGGCGGAacagatcggggccgaagttgggaagctcactttccaagttgaagaggatgctgaaaagatagcttccttcgacagggagaggagagaaatggctgccaagtttgcgagcgaacttgaagaaaaagacagtcttctcaaggagatgacgtctaaatttgaggcggccattaagcagagccaggaagcggaggcgaggcttcagcagtttATCAAGCACCGGGAGATTGTTCAgaatcaagctgacaaggtgcccgttctccagctgaagatccgagagaaagatgctgccattcggaagttggagcaagagagagttgacctctacactgctgatcagtgtagagagcaatactggaatggcatcctgggtgctcggcggatgttcgcgaagcatatgcctcatttcccttggaatgagaaggttccgctctggatgagggcccaggatcacttggtggagtgccaggccgatcgagacgaagctgaagctgaacgccaagctgctcttgcagaggctcgggcccagaaggcggcttccgaaggtgatactactgctgggggttcttcgaaggatgctcctctgggggatgctcctgagactcccaagagctag
- the LOC130462412 gene encoding uncharacterized protein, whose protein sequence is MNPNYSIFTNNSNPYSSFSRIKRLSASIQLAALPLTHLGDKAMFLAHMTPFYPKELTVLLRTSGKSLWEFNDQDRKALEEDPSVFDYDDIKSKMVQLKAENKQQRQLFEQME, encoded by the exons ATGAATCCGAATTACAGTATCTTTACAAATAATTCAAATCCTTACTCAAGCTTTTCGCGGATCAAGCGGCTCTCAGCTTCAATTCAGTTAGCGGCATTGCCTCTGACACACCTTGGTGATAAGGCCATGTTCTTGGCTCACATGACTCCGTTTTACCCTAAGGAGCTCACCGTTCTTCTTCGAACTTCCGGGAAGTCATT GTGGGAATTTAATGATCAGGACAGGAAAGCGTTAGAAGAAGACCCTTCCGTATTTGATTATGATGATATAAAATCGAAAATGGTTCAGCTGAAAGCCGAAAATAAGCAGCAGCGCCAG TTATTTGAACAAATGGAATGA